A segment of the Carya illinoinensis cultivar Pawnee chromosome 1, C.illinoinensisPawnee_v1, whole genome shotgun sequence genome:
ataaacTACAAGGTAccatcctttttattttatttccttatAGAACGTCTAAAATATTTCCATTTGGTGAGATTTACAACTTAATTTCTTGGTAATTAAATAATCCCATTTGAGTATTGTTACAGAATTTaaacattttattcatcatctttacatcatatgttacatataatatttttatttttttctcttattaaatatatggtgtatggatgataagtaaaaaaacataatagaaccatgacaattttaaaaaaatttaaataaaattttaaaaataaaattaagtattgTGTAGAGTTTATGAGAATATTGAGTAGTAAACTGTAAAGCCCTAGCCACGAGCTTGAATAAAGATAGGTGTGATAAGACATTGGAGACGCGCAATTCCCATGATTAAAGTTGGAAAATATTGaagttaagagaaaaaaaaaatatccataaaaattgatatcaaattattgtgattgccagagaaagagaaagagaaagagaaagagaaagagaaagagcaTAAGACCataaagatgaagaataatgttatatacaatttttaaattgagaCTATAATGTATgtctaaataattttatttttaaaattttttaaaattataaaaatatttctcataaaatgatatttgttcttatttaataaaaggtAATATAATCCCTATTTGAGGACTGCTAATAGAATTTATCaaagaattaataaaactaTCAACAGATCAACATCAGCACGAACTCGAATCTATTTCATCACTGaaatatttacatatcaatCCTCTTaatggttttaaaaaaataattgctaaATAAATCTTACCTTAGATGTTACTTTGCACATGAAACACTAGATTTCAGGAACGTTAAGAGCTCCACTCAATGGTCACATCATATTTGAATCCCAATCTCAGCCAGACATTACGCATCTAAGGAGGACGTTATCttgttagataaaaataaaaattaaataaaatatatattattagaatattttttttaatattatttttattttaaaatttaaaaaaaataaattttttattttattttatataaaaatttaataaaatgagacgagaataattataaaaacaaaccagTTTTCATGTTTTTTCACTTTAGAAAGTTATCAATTATGACTTTTGGAAGAGTAGCCTCGTCTgtttatacaaataattttatttcagctaatgcttataatttttttaaatttttaaataaaatataatattttaataatattttatttaatttttaacttttatctcattttattattttatttaatttttaacttttatttcattttacttatataatCAAACGAAATCTTAAACTATTTttaatgtaattattttattattatttataaactattttattatcatttacaAATTATACTTAACGGCTAAATCTCATTTTCTGGTTATCGCATCTGCTagttaaaaattattaagaGAGATTTTAACAGTACACATTTTCTGGTTATCGCATCTGCTagttaaaaattattaagaGAGATTTTAACAGTACAGtagagtgagatgagatataaattaaaaattgtataaaatattatttttattttattattttaaaaattataatgattaaacgAATCCGTCCCTAAATAAGCCGCgttgaagattttttattttgttaaagagTGGTTATATACGTAGCCTTCTAACTGACTGTCTGTGTGTAGGTTTTGACAGGTGCGTGGTAATTAGCACAGCAAGTTGGGGCGTAGAGGATAAGAATGCCACATCGTGAGTGAGTAGGACATCGTAAGGAATTTGTCCTCTTTCGGCACTTCACGCGCCGCATAATTAAGTCATTCATTGTCCCCTCTTTGCAATCTGCCGCACATGCCATATCTAAACCCAAATCTAGACTCATGTACCATAACATGCGTGCACTACGCTGGTCTACACCTCCGCCATCCATCCCTTCTTATTTTAGACTCCTGCTCTCGGCTTTTGGTTTCATTTGAAAATGATTTGCCATAAATTTCACTTAAACTCTTTGAAAAAGATACAAGTTTtttgtgaaaattgacattttttcctatttttgggAAAAATAAGCAGTGATCGAAGTTAGAAATCTTACAATTCCGatcaaattaaatataattgtgAGATAAAGACTTTTAAATagcattattattttcattttaccttTATTAAGGGTTGGACTTGGGTTGATGGGCTAGTTTGGGCTCAATTTGAGATGGACTTCAGTTGGGTTCGGTAGACGTGGGTTTGCCATGACTTCGTAAACTCAGGTACGTCAGAAAGTATGGAGAATATTAATGTCGATTATAGTTAAACTCAAATTAATTAACAGTTTAATTTGATTTCCCAACTGTGCCACCTAACTTGTGAGCAATATACATAAATTATCCCTAGTAAACCTAATTTAGTTTGCAACTGCTAACCATGGTTGTGTTTCCTCATCTCACACAAAAACCCTCAATGATTAGTCCCATAAAATACCATTATCTTTCACCCCCACTTGCAATACAATAACCCCACATTCATACACAAACACGCGAATATTTTCATACATGTGATGTGCATCGACCAAgagaattaataattaaaaataataatacaaataaaaaaagactcgTTCTCGTAGCTTTCTCAGACGCCAGGAACCTTGCAACTTTTGAATAtggtgaaaaaagaaaatggtggtggaagtgcggaagagaaaaaaaaacgaTGAAAAGGATGGAGGTAGCCCCTCACAATCAATTATCccaatccacaaacaaaagctATACAAAGAATCCAACGGTGGAGGAACATCCATCCGCGGAGACACGGAGCCGCTCGCGCCCAATACTttggaatctctctctctccctcacacacacacacacacacacacacacacaagcacACGGCGACCTTTCTCTCTTCTGTTCTCTCCCAACAAAACAAACAGTACTCTGTATGTGCCCCCACCCTCCCCAACCCACTACCCAACCAACCCAACCATAGTTAAATTAAAACTCCACCCCTCCATTTGTTCCtcccatttatatatatcatcctCCCATGTCTTCTTCCAGACCTTAAtttcgttctctctctctcgccatCTCCGTTCCAAGCTTCTTCCTTTTACCAGAAAGCCTTTTTCCTTGCGCTGTATGGTATAATCACATTcctcaatatataatttttggggTAGTTGAATTTCATGTGAGAGAACGAGTCTAGATCATTGACTATTAACCAACCGAAACATTAAACACAGTACTGAATTAAGGTTAGAAGAAGACATGAGTTGCAACGGGTGCAGAGTTCTCCGAAAGGGTTGCAGCGAGTCGTGTGTACTACGCCCTTGCTTGCAGTGGATCGAGACCCCCGAAGCCCAAGGACACGCCACCGTCTTCGTCGCCAAGTTCTTCGGTCGTGCCGGCCTCATGTCCTTCATCTCCAACGTCCCCGAGTCCCAGAGACctggtatatataaatattacttcCTGTATCTAACATATATACCTCCTAGTTTTGCTAGTACGTACGTATTGCGAGCGTCTAATACTAGATAGATGGATCTGTGTTCTGTCAAAGATTAGAAATTTAGAAGAACCTGATAtggattaaaatatatattgattcAGATATGACAAACGTGTCTTCGATCGTTTCTATTTCTGTTTCGTCTTCTTTACCATGCTAGTAAGTCTTCGTTctgattcttctttttttccttttccttgctCCGTTTGGTGTACTTTAGCTTTGTTTCAGTCTTTGTTGTTTGAAGCTTGTGGACGTACCGTGAACCCTGTGAACGGCGCTGTGGGGCTTTTATGGACTGGAAATTGGCACGTGTGCCAGGCGGCTGTCGAGACCGTCCTACGAGGCGGCGCGTTGCGTCCGATTCCTGAACTTCTTCACTCTGGGGGTGCTCCGACTTCGACTCCAGCGTCCGATGAAACATCCGAGGCCGACGAAGTCACCTGTACGGACATGTGGAGACTAGGGAATCCGAGTCTGAATTCCCGGCCCAAGGTCTCCCCGAAGCGTAAGCGATCGTCCGAAGACCCGACCGCACTCGATCTCCGTCTAACTCCCTGTTTCCCGGCCAAGTTATTGGCCCAGAAGCCGGAGATCCGTCGGCCGGGCACTCCCTCCATGAATTCCGAGGAGTCCGTGACGACCACGTGCTTCGAAAGCAGCTTGGCAGATCAAAATGGACATGGAGGGGAGCGAAAGCTCCTCCTCAACCTGTTCGTTTGAAATGGGTGAACATCCCGTTCTTAAAGCGTGCGAGATCGCCGTAATGCCCCTATGAACTAGCTTTTTCCTTTCAGTTTtcgttttcttctttctttaggAGGAAAAGTTTTCCCGGAATTCAACTCCGGCGAGATTTTGTGAATTACCGGCACAGGATTTCTCTCCTCCTTGtcgtttagagagagagagaggaagatgaTAGTTTTGTCggtgatgtttttttttttttttatgggtatcTGGTACTATGTAGCTACGACTGCCAAGACATgaataatgattataattatttCTGTTTCTTTGACTGTTGTGCGTTCGATCAAAAATTCATGAGTGGATGCATTGGATTTAAGAGCTAGCTAGGAATCATAAATGGTCAGAATTTAGGGTGGGTCAGAGCATATGGCACTCTACTTGTCCGTATGACCGTAACCTGAGAACTGCTTTCCAAATCCATTTGCTCAATAAACGTGTAGGGACCAACTTGAAATCCATACAAAAATCATCTCCTTGTTTATCCACGTTTTTACGGTGTCTGCGAGCACTGAGGATGGCAATTGGCCATGGTGATTTTGAGAGCAAAGTCGCAAATTTATGGTGCATAAGAAAGTTAGATAAATGCAGAGATATCATAAATTGATCTGTGGTATGTCAGATCTATTAtacagtaatttttttattttttattacagtttatatatacaCTGTGTGGAGATCATATACTCATTTTATTTGTTAGTACTAGTGTtggtatataatatgtatatacacATACCCACAGAGTTTATATGATAAGTTGGATTGGAGAAAAAATAGAAGGGAAAGATAGAGACACAGTAGAAAGATTTTAGGAAATCTTATGAGGGGCCATGgtcgatctctctctctgtgtctgcgTGGATTCGCAAGTTGTGTGGGTATTGATGTATGTTTGACCTACCCTAGGCAATGATCGATCttctttctctcaaaaattaCGTGGCGAATAAGCTATGCGTCCAATGATTCCATTCCATTGGCTGATGATATAACccggtttctttctttctatttttcttttatttctataATCAAAGACGTTCGCTTTTTCCACCAAGTTGATAAACATGAGTTGGCTTGCATATATACATCGACATATCACGGTTCATGTACCTGTACGTACGACATTCCTTTCTGCTTTTCGTCTTGGAAAACTCAAGAACTAACGTTTGCTCATCTTCGATCGGTTGtatcttttattaatattatatataatacaactGGAATGAATTAATTCAAGTAAAAACTCCCTATTTCTCTTTGCAGGTGACGTCTCATGATTGACTTATCCAAAATataagtagtatttttttttaatcggcaATAATTTAAGACTGGATCAGGTAGGCGTTGAGACCATTACATTTGTCATTTGCTTCAATATATTCAAAACATAGGTTCTGCATGTCACGTTaagaaaatgtaaaagaaaaatatgatgaGATCAAAAGTCATTAGTCTAGCTAGTAGTTATATTCGGAGGCCTCTACATTACATATTATCTACATATATAacttaatttgatttataaaataatttttaaaatttaaatatgactACAAGAAAATTAGACAGTTAGTACCACTTATTTCCTGCGAAGATGACTATATCTTACTAAAATGAGCTATTTTTAGtataatatagttattttgACAGGAAATAAGTAACaataactatttaatttttttatagtgcattataaattaaattatgtcacgtAAATTATACATGATAGAGAGACcttagaataatatttttccttttgcgATAGTGTATAGTGTAAGAAAGactcatcatgaaattaaaGTGGTTTCAACTGGCAGTCTTGTGAGAAAATCCATCTAAAGTCTCTATTACAATCATGAGATGCTATTGTAGATCATAGGACTACTACCAATTTATAATGAGTTGCTGCTGTTAAAAAAGATCTCTTATattgcgtttggatgttgagattaTTTGActttataaaacatattaatattttataaattctattgaaatgtatttaaatataaatatgttgagatatatgttttaaatatatgaaatatgtttagagttaaattatatatatatatatatatatatataaaggttgAACCGGTgaattaatatgatataaacTTAGCACAATCTAGACTcaaaaagatttaaaatatgagaTCATGAAGGCgatcttatatattaaataaacttaattcTTACGTATAGATCACATACATGAGATagttatgaaattaaaaaagaaggcGGGATTAAGGTATAGGGATCTGCGGCTGTTGGTGAAGGGAAAGAGGCGTATCGATACGGAGAAGGTATCAAGAACTGGGTGGGGTTGGGATTAGGAGAGGAAATAGTGGGACCTACAACGTTTGCGGTTTCTGCGTCCCTTTCAGCCAATGGGGAAGCCGCAGAGTTGGGTCCTCTTGTCAGCGTCGATTTTGGCTCTCCTTAcgtcttctctctttcttttattttctttaaataaaataatactttataaaatacataaatatttatctttccCCACTTGAGGGCATCGTCTCCTTCTCCTCTCGTCTCCTCTTATCTTGGGGAACCAGTGGGTGGAATACACGTCATCGTCAACCCaccatttgtttctttttaacgaCAAAAAGAAAGACTCAGCAGAAGACCGATagtgggggagagagagagagttgctttGATTGGTTGGCTGGGTGGAAATGGGTTTGCTTCGGCTAAGGGTTCGGCTTTTTCTGAAATGCTGCGTGTCGCCGCATTTGTATTGGGCCCCACGGAACCTTCTCTCCTACAACTTGGGCTCCCACCACCCACCTCAGCTTCCATCCACTTGTTCATTGTCTCTTCTGATTCTCACGCTCCCCCACATGTTCATATATAAATGTACAACCACTTTGTACATCTCCTTCGTCATATCTCTgatatttattgttttttttttttctaattttattaaacgagaactattttatatataaaaaaaattatataaaataaatttataaactgatgccaCCTAATTTTTAGTTTGAAAAATTAGGTGGCATCCTTTTAAGGTTAAAGCATTTTCTTTATTAGATACCTcagtcaaatatatatatatatataatttcaaatttacgGCTTTTTTTTAATCCGATGCCACCTAATTTTtagtttgaaataaataaataaataacactcTAGTATAGtataaagaaatggaaaaataatGAGAGAAAACTAGCTAAACACGTGGAGAGGAGAGAATAAGATGTGTTGAGTGGCCAGCAAAATTATTCTAATCAAGACCTAATGGGAGAGAAGTTCATGTGACGCGGATTTCACCACCGCGCGTTCCTAGTTAAAGCCTATATATTCATTGAATTTAGGCCATTGCTATGAGGAATTCCAAGTTTCTTGGTGCaaaaatatatgattatattcgaTATACAGTAAATCACTAACTTTTAATATGGGTCCCGTCCTGTCTAAACTTTTTTTAGTTTGATAATGATATTCACGTACATTATTATAATCATGAAATTATAAATTAGAAGATCAGCAATACCTAAAGTTGAGTTTGGGCCGGTTTGAATTCAGAGATTGATGAGAATAgaggttttaaatgaaatagttgaattatttattatattttgtgtgaaaatttaaaaaaattgtaataataaaatgaggtGAAATGAAAcgattattaaatttaaatgggATCTTAATGTTTATTTGTTCCTATTTTAGGTTTTATCGTGGGAAGAACAGTAGTTTTGCAATTTGGCCACGTCATCGGTGGCCGGCGACAATaatgattttaatttaattataaattaatcgaTTCTGTCAAGTTGCTTCTATACTTGGATACACTTAActtaattatactaatattatattagaaccaaaacaaaataaacgtCTATCCAGAACTTGATCTCATCATGACCAGCTCTGGCGTCGACGAGgctcccatttttattttttatttttaatttttgaaaaaagagggTGTACATtgatataaattatttgacaaGAATAGGAAACAGTACATCATGTACAtgcaataaattatatatagacGTGTGATCGTAAACaatctgttttagttttattttatgaatgcAAGTTTCGTTTCTTCTATGGTTGCGTAAAGTAGATCTTAACCCCGTAAGATCTGCTGTGAATAAAAGTCATATACATTAATTACCAGGAAAGAGAGATAAAGCTTCGCTAAAAAGTAGTAGTACTCAAGAGTAATCTTATCTTTACAGATCGAACTACGTACTGCGCTAGCTGTACATTCAAGCTGTGGTAAATCTGTCGATCGACAACTCTCAAGGCTGGAGCTGGAACTAAGCCAGAATTTGGGGGACAAAGctgggaaaagaaatgagaatgaCTAGTTTCAAGAGTTTCctagcttctttttcttttatatatacatatattatatatatatatatattttttttttctgttctttgTGTACGAAGAATTAAAGCTGAAACAGATCGAAACAAAAAGTCTTGATTCAAAAGCAAAACCCTAATAGCCACGAAAAGTCTTGGCGAAATAACCTAGAAGTACTACATGCAGACATTATTGCTTGATTCAATAGCAAAACcctaatagatatatataaatatatatatacacaacttacaaaaatatcattttcaatgATCAGTTGAAGTGTGGGCACGGCCAGGAAGTACTACTGGGCCGATGGTGGTagcttaaatatttaataaatgaaagattgatttttttaatgcaagTTGGGGATCAAGCAATTTGGCACTTTGGGTCTACCTGAAAAGTAAATGGGGATGATGTCTACCCTACTTTGCTATCCACGTTCGCTTTTGAGATTCCGAATGCATTTGCTTTTCTGGCCCCGTATATATGCTTCTTTCATTGGCTTTACAAAacccatttctttctttctttatacgTCGACGTTCTTTAATTGCTTTACCTCGTCAGCTTCATCAATGGGTTCCTACATAACTGATCTCTAATTGTGTACCTTCTGCATGTCTTTGGTTTACGTATAATCCTATCATAGGGATTAATCGTGGTGTAGCATTATTCCACAGTGCAACGTGAACTGATGTTTTTACACCGATTTGCATATCTTTAATCTTTGGATGCTTCTGATGATACATACGTAGTTGTAGagttatatacatatacatatatatttatatgatgaaAGCTTACGAAATGGTCAttattgcattttgtttttaccTTATATATTGGAAATGTATCCGACTATAAGTTGCTGTCTTGGATCTATATATGATCTACTAGATACGTACATTAAtggagtgtatatatatatatatatatatataattcttccTTTTTGTGTCGTTCTAACTTAATATTGCAATCCTTACTATGCAAGCATCATCCAGCAATTAAACTCCTCAATTAGCAAGTTTatctttatcatatatatatatatatatattaaactacactaaatatttgaaataaacttTCTGTACGTAAGTATATGCAGATAGTTATGAGTTCCAAATTCGAGCTGTAGATCTTAATTTGTTGATGCTCTGAACTgctatatatgataatataccAGACTGGTTCTTTACGATTCACGTGATCTGCTTGGATGGCAGCTTACTATATTTTGTTCACTATATTATAAATGTTTATAATTATTGTAATTTGTGTCACAATGGCAATGCCCCAACAGCTCTTACTTCCATTTCTGGATTATTGCACTTCGATAGGGCTAATAATTAATTGAttcatttgttttcctttttcgtTGCTACATATATTTTCACGAGAAACTCATAATTGAGTTTTTGGACCCCATTCTAATTGCTGTACGTTTCTCCGAATGGAAAACTGTGGAGAAAGGGGTTATGCAagtattcataaataattaggtGTAACCTTTCAACCATTGGGCACTCATTACAATTCAtagtacaattatttttatatattttttatgtattatattaatatgattaattgtatatttttttaataaaaaataattattttaattaattatattaataaaatatataaaataactgtatgCAACAAAACTAGTTAATAATTAagcaacaattttttaaaatgtacgGTTAATTCAATTTAAAGAAGTTAGCCCAGCCAGGCCCATTGGTCATTATCACAAACCTAGTCATTTAGGATAAGAAATGAGAGACATGCACACATGTGGtacccttttcctttttctttttttcttttcttaatcattattGTATGTACTTCGAGGTAGTTCATGTATCAAATACTGCACAAAAAATGTACATATTATATCCTTGTTTCCTGACAATGTATACGTAAATTTATCAGCTTATTTCGTCGTGCGTAGTTAAAGAGAGGGCTTCATTTACAAGTTGACGTGAAAACTTATCATGATTTGGGGTGGaagtcattaaaattttttaaaaaataatatattaatattttttaatgttaacaTTTGACGTATGTAAAAGGATTTTACGATTATAGTGCTTTGGGTATATCaataataaacttaaaaaaaaaatatatatatatatatatatatatattgttttcataaaattatgCAGATGTGACAAACTAGCCACTACTATCAAGTAAAACAAAActaaaggaagaaaaaagaaaaaaaaaacacagagaaTCAGACggaaaaagttgaaattggTGGTAGATTGGAAAGAAAATGTCCCTTGTAAAAAGACGTTCAATGGGAAAGTGACGCGATGGTAAGATAGAGGACGAGTGTAGATGCCGCCGACAAGGAAGCGTGGAAGACATGGGAGTTCACGTGAGTAGGCCCGAAAGATAGGGCCGAAAGTGTAATTGGAGTAGTAGTCCAGGCGCCGAGATAGTTGAACCGACCTCCTCGGATGCCCCTAAACCCTGGGGGGGACATGCATCCACCCATCCATATCTGCTTGAcgttattaaaatttaaacagAATGTTTTCTCCCCACACGTTACTTTTGCCACGGCAAGACTGACCCatatagcatgcatgcatggaccaTCCCTTCCCTCAATTTCATTATCATTGAGTTTCAaggttgtttttttctttcacattaTCAATCATGATCATCAGCTTTAGCAGTTCTGTTAATAATTTATACCTTAAGAGATAGAGACGCAGAATAATATGTAGTTTCATTgaagcaaataaaattaaagaagaatCTAATCATCAAAGGGAACAAGCTAGCCAGTATAGCCTGAtgataatgctatatatatatatatatatatatatatattcttctccTTGGTGGGGATTCTTTGAAGTTCGTACGTGTGGAGCAGATTCCATGCACGTACGTACCTGATCACAATTATTCGATCTCCGCCGTCCACTGTCATGATATTGAGACCtcaaaagatcatatatatggtACGCTAGCTAGTTTAGCttctgtaaaatttaaaataaattgtacgTGGCTAATCCATATATGCGCGCAGATCTATTGAAACGACCCAAACAAAAACGAAGAAAACTATGGAAAAAAACATCCATTCTCAATGTTGCAGATAGACAAGATCATGTCATTGCTAGCTTCGATCGATCTCTTTAGAGACCATGCACGTATGTACGTACCTTTTCCATGAGATcaattgttttaaaaagagAATTATGTATAATAGGAAACCTGAAACTGGGTTTGACATAACTAGGCAAATTAATTATGACAAGGAATTTCATTGGGACAGTTGATCATTTACTAAAGAATCAAGGTGCTCTCAATGCTTTCATTCAAGCTGTATCAAATACGTACGATCTCAAGACAAGAGTCTCAAATATTTGTTAGAAATTAGAATGTTAGAAACTC
Coding sequences within it:
- the LOC122304598 gene encoding LOB domain-containing protein 38-like isoform X2; its protein translation is MSCNGCRVLRKGCSESCVLRPCLQWIETPEAQGHATVFVAKFFGRAGLMSFISNVPESQRPACGRTVNPVNGAVGLLWTGNWHVCQAAVETVLRGGALRPIPELLHSGGAPTSTPASDETSEADEVTCTDMWRLGNPSLNSRPKVSPKRKRSSEDPTALDLRLTPCFPAKLLAQKPEIRRPGTPSMNSEESVTTTCFESSLADQNGHGGERKLLLNLFV
- the LOC122304598 gene encoding LOB domain-containing protein 38-like isoform X1, which encodes MSCNGCRVLRKGCSESCVLRPCLQWIETPEAQGHATVFVAKFFGRAGLMSFISNVPESQRPALFQSLLFEACGRTVNPVNGAVGLLWTGNWHVCQAAVETVLRGGALRPIPELLHSGGAPTSTPASDETSEADEVTCTDMWRLGNPSLNSRPKVSPKRKRSSEDPTALDLRLTPCFPAKLLAQKPEIRRPGTPSMNSEESVTTTCFESSLADQNGHGGERKLLLNLFV